In the Cydia fagiglandana chromosome 5, ilCydFagi1.1, whole genome shotgun sequence genome, one interval contains:
- the LOC134664482 gene encoding aldehyde dehydrogenase 1A1-like: protein MAPEIKYTKLFINNEWVNSQSGKRFDTFNPHDGSVIASVAEGDKADINLAVSAAKAAFHRNSEWRLLDASARGEILCRFADLVERDALYLAELESYNNGMLINFALWAIKGSGKSIRYIASLADKIQGDTIPADGDVFAYTLKQPVGVCGLILPWNVPVLMFINKFVTALAAGCTVVVKPAEQTPLTALALAALLKEAGVPSGVVNVVNGYGPSAGAALTHHPDVAKISFTGSVEVGKLIQTAAGANNLKRVTLELGGKSPLVIMADADLESAVRTAAFGVFGNQGQMCIAASRLYVQSSIYDKFVEKAVEFAKNIKIGHPAEQTTQHGPQIDEEMMNKVLRYIEKGQQEGAKLLIGGQRIGNRGFYIQPAVFSNVTDDMTIAKDEIFGPVQSILKFDTLEEVIERANNTSYGLAAGIFTTSVTNALQFSKHVEAGIVWVNHYLSFNPQSPFGGFKDSGIGREKGMDCVNSYLEVKTVNMALPKKF, encoded by the exons CTTTTTATCAACAACGAGTGGGTCAACTCTCAAAGCGGCAAGAGGTTCGACACGTTCAATCCTCACGATGGCTCTGTAATAGCAAGTGTTGCTGAGGGTGACAAG GCTGACATCAACTTAGCCGTGAGCGCCGCTAAGGCTGCCTTCCACCGCAATTCAGAATGGCGGCTCCTGGATGCCTCGGCTCGCGGTGAAATACTCTGCAGGTTCGCGGACCTAGTTGAACGCGACGCACTTTACCTCGCTGAGTTAGAGTCGTACAACAATGGCATGCTGATCAACTTCGCCCTGTGGGCTATCAAGGGAAGCGGAAAGTCCATTCGCTATATCGCTAGTCTGGCTGATAAAATTCAGGGAGACACCATCCCCGCTG ATGGTGACGTCTTTGCGTATACATTGAAGCAACCAGTGGGCGTTTGCGGGCTGATTCTACCTTGGAACGTGCCTGTGCTTATGTTCATTAACAAATTCGTGACCGCTTTAGCTGCAG GTTGTACGGTAGTCGTGAAGCCGGCTGAGCAGACACCATTAACGGCCTTGGCGTTGGCTGCGCTGCTTAAAGAAGCTGGTGTGCCCTCAGGCGTAGTCAATGTAGTCAACGGCTATGGCCCCAGTGCCGGAGCCGCGCTCACACATCATCCAGACGTCGCTAAGATCTCTTTTACTGGATCGGTTGAG GTTGGCAAGCTGATTCAGACGGCGGCCGGAGCGAACAATCTAAAGCGGGTTACTCTGGAGCTCGGTGGAAAGAGCCCGCTCGTCATAATGGCCGATGCGGATT TGGAATCAGCGGTACGCACTGCAGCGTTTGGTGTTTTTGGCAATCAGGGCCAAATGTGTATCGCCGCCTCACGTCTGTACGTCCAGTCTTCCATCTACGATAAGTTCGTCGAAAAGGCAGTCGAGTTTGCAAAGAACATTAAGATAGGACATCCTGCAGAACAAACCACACAACATGGACCACAG ATTGACGAGGAGATGATGAATAAAGTTCTTCGCTACATTGAAAAGGGCCAACAAGAGGGGGCAAAACTTTTGATCGGCGGTCAACGGATTGGCAACCGGGGTTTTTACATTCAGCCTGCCGTATTCAGTAACGTCACGGATGACATGACGATCGCAAAAGATGag ATCTTCGGCCCTGTGCAGAGCATCCTAAAGTTCGATACGCTAGAAGAGGTGATAGAACGCGCCAACAACACCAGTTATGGACTCGCTGCCGGCATCTTCACCACCAGCGTTACCAACGCTCTGCAGTTCAGTAAACATGTCGAAGCCGGAATCGTTTG GGTTAACCACTATCTGTCATTCAACCCGCAATCTCCGTTTGGTGGCTTCAAAGATTCTGGGATTGGTCGAGAAAA GGGAATGGACTGCGTCAACTCGTATCTGGAGGTTAAGACGGTGAATATGGCTCTGCCGAAAAAGTTCTAG